The following proteins are encoded in a genomic region of Comamonas resistens:
- a CDS encoding GntR family transcriptional regulator, protein MTSKTLTPSALYEQVAEQLRQRIFQRELEPGAWIDELKIAEEYGISRTPLREALKVLAAEGLVTMKVRRGAYVTEVSRKDIADVYHLLSLLEADAAGVVAEQATDEELQHLAQTHEELKLQTADAERFFALNESFHMQILEIANNRWRNQLVADLRKVMKLNRHKSLFKQGRIEDSLAEHEAIMQALLQRDSKQAAQAVRLHFGNGLQAAV, encoded by the coding sequence ATGACAAGCAAAACCCTTACACCCAGCGCGCTATACGAGCAAGTTGCCGAGCAGCTGCGTCAACGCATCTTCCAGCGCGAGCTGGAGCCTGGCGCATGGATCGACGAGCTCAAAATTGCCGAGGAATACGGCATCAGTCGCACGCCCCTGCGTGAAGCACTGAAAGTGCTGGCGGCCGAAGGCCTTGTGACCATGAAGGTCCGCAGGGGTGCTTATGTGACCGAGGTCTCACGCAAGGACATTGCGGACGTTTATCACCTGCTGAGCTTGCTTGAAGCCGATGCAGCAGGTGTGGTGGCAGAACAGGCCACTGATGAAGAATTGCAGCATCTGGCGCAGACGCATGAAGAGCTCAAGCTGCAGACCGCAGACGCCGAACGCTTTTTCGCTCTCAACGAGAGTTTTCACATGCAGATTTTGGAGATTGCTAACAATCGCTGGCGCAATCAATTGGTGGCAGACCTGCGTAAGGTCATGAAGCTCAATCGCCACAAATCGCTATTCAAACAAGGTCGTATTGAGGATTCGTTGGCTGAGCATGAGGCCATTATGCAGGCCTTGCTGCAGCGCGATTCCAAGCAAGCAGCCCAGGCTGTGCGGCTACATTTTGGCAATGGGCTACAAGCCGCAGTTTGA
- a CDS encoding MHYT domain-containing protein, which produces MQSHFFWSQAPGTSLLQGEYDLGLVLLSLMVSSIAAGQALRLAAFARLALTSQLRGWAIASGSLALGTGIWAMHFIGMLAYKPHAAVQYDLPLTILSILPGIGASAVAITLLAKAELNSKQLVLGGIIMGAGIATMHYSGMGAMRMEHMAQYSPIWFAISLLLGVVLAMLALWVRFGLARLSDQLSLGVKALAAIIMGCAVAGMHYTAMLALRTSTPESAHASSAAHSDNQLVLALVIALVTLSIGGLIGQANGLLHYRTRWQQVDMNEARLRALVQMAADGIISIDTQGNIQEYNPAAEAIFGWSAEEVVGQNVKMLMPVALAHHHDHYIQRHEQGQINAQPPLRNKISEVLGQHKNGTLIPLRLALSQAESRGQRMYVGVLTDLSDRKKTERQLHIAATVFDHCFEGVMVLDANRRVVDINPAFARMAGISRHSARNKDFIALFHGNEDDASITDMWTEVGRNGHWQGSWRMRHNDSLQEVSITAVRDEQHRLHHYIAICYQSVRQELASLI; this is translated from the coding sequence ATGCAGTCCCATTTCTTTTGGAGTCAAGCTCCTGGCACATCCCTGCTGCAAGGTGAATATGACTTGGGTCTGGTACTGCTGTCACTGATGGTCAGCAGTATTGCTGCGGGTCAAGCCTTGCGTCTTGCAGCTTTTGCAAGACTGGCCCTCACCTCCCAATTACGTGGCTGGGCCATTGCCAGTGGCTCGCTGGCGCTGGGAACGGGAATCTGGGCCATGCATTTTATTGGCATGCTGGCCTATAAGCCCCATGCAGCCGTGCAGTACGACCTGCCGCTGACCATTCTCTCCATACTGCCGGGAATTGGTGCTTCGGCCGTTGCCATCACCTTGTTGGCCAAGGCCGAACTGAACAGCAAGCAACTGGTACTCGGAGGCATCATCATGGGTGCAGGCATTGCGACCATGCACTACAGCGGAATGGGCGCCATGCGCATGGAGCACATGGCGCAGTACTCCCCCATCTGGTTTGCCATCTCTTTGTTGCTAGGGGTTGTACTGGCAATGCTGGCGCTGTGGGTACGCTTTGGCCTGGCACGGCTTAGCGATCAGCTCTCCCTCGGGGTGAAGGCACTTGCCGCCATCATCATGGGCTGCGCTGTCGCGGGCATGCACTACACCGCCATGCTGGCGCTGCGTACCTCTACTCCTGAGAGTGCTCACGCCAGCAGCGCTGCACACAGCGACAACCAACTAGTCCTGGCTCTGGTCATTGCCCTGGTCACACTGAGCATTGGTGGCCTTATCGGACAGGCCAACGGATTGCTGCACTACCGCACACGCTGGCAGCAAGTGGACATGAATGAAGCACGCTTGCGTGCGCTGGTTCAGATGGCCGCCGATGGAATCATCAGCATTGACACCCAGGGCAATATTCAGGAATACAACCCTGCTGCCGAAGCCATCTTTGGCTGGTCTGCGGAAGAGGTTGTGGGCCAGAACGTGAAAATGCTGATGCCTGTCGCACTGGCCCATCACCACGATCACTACATTCAACGCCACGAACAGGGCCAAATAAACGCCCAGCCACCCTTGCGCAACAAGATCTCCGAAGTGCTGGGTCAACACAAGAATGGGACATTGATTCCGTTGCGGCTGGCCCTGAGCCAAGCGGAATCACGAGGTCAGCGTATGTATGTGGGCGTGCTGACCGATCTGTCTGATCGCAAAAAAACCGAACGGCAGTTGCATATCGCTGCGACCGTGTTCGATCATTGCTTTGAAGGCGTGATGGTGCTGGACGCCAATCGACGCGTGGTCGACATCAACCCTGCTTTTGCGCGCATGGCAGGGATATCACGCCACAGCGCTAGAAACAAAGATTTCATCGCCCTCTTCCACGGCAATGAAGACGATGCCAGCATCACCGATATGTGGACGGAGGTTGGCCGCAATGGTCATTGGCAGGGAAGCTGGAGGATGCGTCATAACGACTCCCTGCAAGAAGTTTCCATCACCGCAGTACGTGATGAGCAGCACCGCCTGCACCATTACATTGCCATCTGCTATCAGTCTGTCAGACAGGAGCTGGCCTCGTTGATATAG
- a CDS encoding acyl-CoA carboxylase subunit beta, which yields MQDDILKQLEAKRELARLGGGQKRIDAQHKKGKLTARERIELLLDDGTFEEWDMFVEHRCTDFGMENTKIPGDGVVTGYGMINGRLVFVFSQDFTVFGGALSETHAEKICKVMDQAMKVGAPVIGLNDSGGARIQEGVASLGGYADVFQKNVLASGVVPQISMIMGPSAGGAVYSPAMTDFIFMVKDSSYMFVTGPEVVKTVTHEEVTAEELGGAITHTTKSGVADMAFDNDVEALMMLRRLYNYLPLNNKEKAPVRETTDPVGRADMSLDTLVPENANKPYDMKELILKTVDDGDFFELQPEYAKNIVIGFARMAGQTVGVVANQPLVLAGCLDIKSSIKAARFVRFCDAFNIPVVTFVDVPGFMPGTSQEYGGIIKHGAKLLYAYAEATVPKITVITRKAYGGAYDVMASKHLRGDVNLAWPHAEIAVMGAKGAVEIIFREDKNDPVKLAAREAEYKERFANPFVAGARGFIDDVIQPHETRKRICRSLEMLKNKQLDNPWRKHGNIPL from the coding sequence ATGCAAGACGATATCCTGAAGCAGCTGGAAGCCAAGCGAGAACTCGCTCGGCTGGGTGGGGGACAAAAGCGCATCGATGCGCAGCACAAGAAAGGCAAGCTGACGGCGCGCGAGCGTATCGAGCTGCTGCTGGACGACGGCACTTTTGAAGAGTGGGATATGTTCGTGGAGCACCGCTGCACGGACTTCGGCATGGAAAACACCAAGATCCCCGGTGACGGCGTGGTCACCGGCTACGGCATGATCAACGGCCGTCTGGTCTTTGTGTTCAGCCAGGACTTCACGGTGTTCGGCGGTGCGCTGTCCGAAACCCATGCCGAGAAGATCTGCAAGGTGATGGATCAGGCCATGAAGGTCGGCGCACCCGTCATTGGCCTCAACGACTCGGGCGGTGCGCGTATCCAGGAAGGTGTGGCCTCCCTGGGCGGCTATGCCGATGTGTTCCAGAAGAATGTGCTGGCCTCGGGCGTGGTGCCCCAGATCTCCATGATCATGGGCCCCAGTGCCGGCGGCGCCGTGTACTCGCCGGCCATGACCGACTTCATCTTCATGGTCAAGGACAGCTCCTATATGTTCGTGACCGGTCCCGAAGTCGTGAAGACCGTGACGCACGAGGAAGTCACGGCCGAAGAGCTGGGCGGGGCCATCACCCACACCACCAAGAGCGGCGTGGCCGATATGGCATTCGACAACGACGTGGAAGCACTGATGATGCTGCGTCGCCTCTATAACTACCTGCCCTTGAACAACAAGGAAAAGGCTCCTGTGCGCGAAACCACGGACCCCGTGGGCCGCGCCGACATGTCGCTGGATACGCTGGTGCCCGAAAACGCCAACAAGCCCTACGACATGAAGGAGCTGATCCTCAAGACCGTGGACGATGGCGATTTCTTCGAGCTGCAGCCCGAGTACGCCAAGAACATCGTCATCGGTTTTGCCCGCATGGCTGGCCAGACCGTGGGCGTCGTGGCCAATCAGCCCCTGGTGCTGGCAGGCTGCCTGGATATCAAGTCCTCCATCAAGGCCGCGCGCTTTGTGCGCTTTTGCGATGCCTTCAACATCCCCGTGGTCACCTTCGTGGACGTACCCGGTTTCATGCCCGGCACCTCTCAGGAGTATGGCGGCATCATCAAGCACGGTGCCAAGCTGCTGTATGCGTATGCCGAAGCCACGGTGCCGAAGATCACCGTCATCACCCGCAAGGCCTATGGCGGAGCCTACGACGTGATGGCCTCCAAGCATTTGCGCGGCGACGTGAACCTGGCCTGGCCCCATGCCGAGATTGCCGTGATGGGCGCCAAGGGTGCGGTGGAAATCATCTTCCGCGAAGACAAGAACGATCCCGTCAAGCTGGCCGCCCGCGAAGCCGAATACAAAGAACGCTTTGCCAATCCGTTCGTGGCCGGAGCCCGTGGATTTATCGACGATGTGATCCAGCCGCATGAAACGCGCAAGCGCATCTGCCGTTCGCTGGAGATGCTCAAGAACAAGCAGCTGGACAACCCCTGGCGCAAGCACGGGAACATCCCTCTGTAA
- the scpA gene encoding methylmalonyl-CoA mutase, which yields MSQENPTAQGQTEFPAADLQAWTKAANKAAPGGDINNLNWLTPDGITVKPLYTAEDTADLAHTNTLPGFAPYIRGPQATMYAGRPWTIRQYAGFSTAEESNAFYRKALAAGGQGVSVAFDLATHRGYDSDHPRVTGDVGKAGVAIDSVEDMKILFNEIPLDKVSVSMTMNGAVLPVLAGYVVAAEEQGVSQDQLAGTIQNDILKEFMVRNTYIYPPKPSMKIIGDIIEYTSQNMPKFNSISISGYHMQEAGANQALEMAFTLADGKEYVKTAIAKGMDVDAFAGRLSFFWAVGMNFYLEVAKMRAARLLWCRIMKGFDAKNPKSLMLRTHSQTSGWSLTEQDPYNNVVRTTIEAMAAVFGGTQSLHTNALDEAIALPTEFSARIARNTQLIIQEETHITNVIDPWAGSYMMEKLTQEMADKAWAIIEEVDAMGGMTAAVDSGWAKLKIEAAAAEKQARIDSGKEVIVGVNKYKLAKEDPIEILDVDNVKVRDSQIARLKDIKAKRDTAQVEAALAAITAAAESGEGNLLDLSIKAVRLRATVGEVSDAMEKAFGRHRADTQKVTGVYAAAYDSAEGWDKLKEEINTASQAMGRRPRVMIAKLGQDGHDRGAKVVATAFADLGFDVDMGPLFQTPEECARQAIENDVHAVGVSTLAAGHKTLVPAIIAELKKQGADDIIVFVGGVIPAQDYDFLYNAGVKGVYGPGTPIPASAKDVLEQIKKANGL from the coding sequence ATGAGCCAAGAGAACCCGACAGCACAGGGCCAGACCGAATTCCCCGCTGCTGATCTGCAGGCCTGGACCAAGGCAGCCAACAAGGCTGCTCCTGGTGGAGACATCAACAATCTGAACTGGCTCACGCCCGACGGCATCACCGTCAAGCCTCTGTACACGGCCGAAGACACGGCCGATCTGGCCCATACCAACACGCTGCCGGGCTTTGCTCCCTATATCCGCGGCCCTCAGGCCACCATGTATGCAGGCCGTCCCTGGACGATTCGCCAGTACGCGGGTTTCTCCACCGCCGAAGAATCCAATGCCTTCTACCGCAAGGCACTGGCCGCCGGCGGTCAGGGCGTTTCTGTCGCTTTTGATCTGGCTACCCACCGCGGCTATGACTCTGATCATCCACGTGTGACGGGTGATGTGGGCAAGGCCGGTGTGGCCATCGATTCGGTCGAGGACATGAAGATCCTCTTCAACGAGATCCCCCTGGACAAGGTCTCGGTGTCCATGACCATGAACGGTGCCGTGCTGCCTGTGCTGGCCGGCTATGTGGTGGCCGCCGAAGAGCAGGGCGTGTCTCAAGACCAGCTGGCCGGAACGATTCAGAACGATATTCTGAAAGAGTTCATGGTGCGCAACACCTATATCTACCCGCCCAAGCCGTCGATGAAGATCATTGGCGACATCATCGAGTACACGAGCCAGAACATGCCCAAGTTCAACTCGATATCGATCTCGGGCTATCACATGCAGGAAGCCGGTGCCAACCAGGCGCTGGAGATGGCTTTCACGCTGGCCGACGGCAAGGAATATGTGAAGACCGCCATCGCCAAGGGCATGGACGTGGACGCTTTTGCGGGCCGACTGTCCTTCTTCTGGGCCGTCGGCATGAATTTCTATCTGGAAGTGGCCAAGATGCGTGCCGCGCGCCTGCTGTGGTGCCGCATCATGAAGGGCTTCGATGCCAAGAACCCCAAGAGCCTGATGCTGCGTACCCACAGCCAGACCTCGGGTTGGTCGCTGACCGAGCAGGATCCCTACAACAACGTGGTTCGCACTACGATCGAAGCCATGGCAGCCGTGTTTGGCGGCACCCAGTCGCTGCACACCAATGCGCTGGACGAAGCCATTGCCCTGCCGACGGAGTTCTCGGCCCGCATCGCGCGCAACACCCAGCTGATCATTCAGGAAGAGACCCACATCACCAATGTGATCGACCCCTGGGCCGGCTCCTACATGATGGAAAAGCTGACCCAGGAAATGGCCGACAAGGCCTGGGCCATCATCGAGGAAGTCGACGCCATGGGCGGCATGACCGCCGCGGTGGACAGCGGCTGGGCCAAACTCAAGATCGAAGCCGCCGCCGCCGAAAAGCAGGCCCGCATTGACTCCGGCAAGGAAGTTATCGTTGGAGTCAACAAGTACAAGCTGGCCAAGGAAGACCCGATTGAAATTCTGGACGTGGACAACGTCAAGGTGCGCGATAGCCAGATTGCCCGCTTGAAGGATATCAAGGCAAAACGCGATACAGCCCAAGTGGAGGCTGCGCTGGCTGCTATCACTGCTGCAGCAGAGTCCGGCGAAGGCAATCTGCTGGATCTGTCCATCAAGGCCGTGCGCCTGCGCGCCACGGTGGGTGAAGTCTCCGACGCGATGGAAAAGGCGTTTGGCCGCCACCGCGCCGATACCCAGAAGGTGACCGGTGTGTACGCTGCCGCTTATGACTCGGCCGAAGGCTGGGACAAGCTCAAGGAAGAGATCAACACCGCTTCGCAGGCCATGGGCCGGCGCCCCCGCGTGATGATAGCCAAGCTGGGTCAGGACGGTCACGACCGCGGCGCCAAGGTGGTCGCCACCGCCTTTGCCGACCTGGGTTTCGACGTGGACATGGGGCCGCTGTTCCAGACCCCCGAAGAATGCGCGCGCCAGGCCATCGAGAACGATGTGCACGCCGTGGGTGTCTCCACGCTGGCCGCCGGGCACAAGACTTTGGTGCCGGCCATCATTGCCGAGCTCAAGAAGCAGGGCGCCGACGACATCATCGTCTTCGTGGGCGGCGTGATTCCCGCCCAGGACTATGATTTCCTCTACAACGCGGGCGTCAAGGGTGTCTACGGCCCCGGCACTCCCATTCCCGCCAGCGCCAAGGATGTGCTGGAGCAGATCAAGAAGGCCAACGGTCTCTGA
- a CDS encoding AMP-dependent synthetase/ligase codes for MIQADVLDMDSSLPPSIGQAKTLPQLLALRTKATPNAEAYREFDEKSNQWKSLSWIQTAQRVADWSRALMASELPPGARVAILLPNGLDAMCLDQACLRCGMVPVPLHAIDNAGSIAYILKDSQSSLLMLSQLQTWEQICAIGEELPYLQTVVVAPPGKQAGVLYDYPADERHQGNLREIPINILSRESWLEQGKAQNNALPIPPAESELAGIVYTSGTTGKPKGVMLTHCNVVSDVHAVMQRVQATEQDIFLSFLPLSHTFERTTGYYFAIATGSCVAYARSVALLAADLKEVKPTVLISVPRIYERVYAKVQEALAHAPHKQKLFRAAVQKGWKVFCEKQSIKNATDYVQDSEINSGWASCLPWFVLQSLVAKPMLAQFGGRLRVAVSGGAPLSPTISQCFLGLGLPMIQGYGMTETSPVVSANALEDNHPETVGKVLPGVAVRIGEDQELQVRGPIVMKGYWNRPEDTARAFTQDGWLKTGDQAAIENDRILIKGRIKEIIVTSTGEKVPPNDVEQAIMVDPLFEQVFVVGEDRPFIACVAVLNQVEWAEIARSLGLDPRAESSLQHAAAERAVLARIEKQTSSFAKYAVPRAVHPVLEPWTIDNGLMTPTLKLKRKNLMAHYTEAIEQMYGKPADRWKREPS; via the coding sequence ATGATCCAGGCGGATGTACTCGATATGGATTCCTCTTTGCCACCAAGCATCGGCCAGGCAAAGACACTGCCCCAGTTGCTGGCACTGCGCACCAAGGCAACTCCGAATGCTGAGGCTTATCGAGAATTCGATGAAAAATCCAATCAATGGAAAAGTTTGAGCTGGATCCAAACTGCTCAGAGAGTCGCCGACTGGTCAAGAGCATTGATGGCATCAGAGCTGCCCCCAGGAGCAAGAGTTGCCATTTTGCTGCCCAACGGACTGGATGCCATGTGCCTCGACCAGGCTTGCTTGCGTTGCGGAATGGTGCCGGTACCTTTGCATGCCATCGACAATGCCGGCAGCATCGCCTATATCCTGAAAGACTCTCAATCCAGCCTGCTGATGCTATCGCAGCTACAAACCTGGGAGCAAATTTGCGCCATTGGAGAAGAGCTACCGTATCTGCAAACGGTTGTGGTAGCGCCCCCAGGCAAACAAGCAGGAGTGCTGTACGACTACCCCGCAGATGAAAGGCATCAAGGCAATCTCCGGGAGATTCCGATAAACATACTGAGCCGGGAAAGCTGGCTGGAGCAAGGCAAGGCGCAAAACAACGCATTACCCATCCCTCCGGCCGAGTCTGAGCTGGCTGGCATTGTCTATACCTCAGGAACGACCGGAAAACCCAAGGGAGTAATGCTGACTCATTGCAATGTGGTCAGTGATGTCCATGCAGTCATGCAACGTGTCCAAGCCACAGAGCAGGACATATTTCTCTCGTTTCTCCCGCTTTCCCATACGTTCGAGCGCACCACTGGCTATTATTTTGCGATAGCCACTGGCTCTTGCGTGGCCTATGCACGCTCTGTCGCCTTGCTTGCAGCGGATCTGAAGGAAGTCAAGCCGACGGTGCTGATTTCTGTACCGCGCATTTATGAGCGTGTATATGCCAAAGTGCAGGAAGCATTGGCTCACGCGCCCCACAAACAAAAACTTTTCAGAGCAGCCGTTCAGAAGGGCTGGAAAGTATTTTGTGAAAAACAGAGCATTAAAAATGCCACAGACTATGTTCAAGACTCTGAAATCAACAGTGGTTGGGCAAGCTGTTTACCCTGGTTTGTACTTCAATCTTTGGTCGCCAAGCCAATGCTTGCACAGTTTGGTGGTCGCTTGCGGGTTGCGGTCAGTGGTGGCGCGCCCCTCTCTCCGACGATTTCCCAATGCTTTTTAGGACTGGGCCTGCCCATGATCCAAGGCTATGGCATGACCGAGACCTCTCCTGTTGTCAGCGCCAATGCTTTGGAAGACAACCATCCAGAGACCGTTGGCAAAGTCTTGCCTGGAGTGGCGGTGCGCATCGGGGAGGACCAGGAGTTGCAAGTTCGCGGCCCCATTGTGATGAAAGGCTACTGGAATCGTCCAGAAGACACTGCTCGTGCCTTTACCCAGGATGGCTGGTTAAAAACCGGCGACCAGGCTGCAATTGAAAATGACCGTATTCTTATTAAAGGCCGCATCAAGGAAATCATAGTCACATCCACAGGAGAGAAAGTTCCACCCAACGATGTTGAGCAAGCAATCATGGTGGATCCATTGTTCGAGCAGGTTTTCGTTGTTGGCGAGGATCGCCCGTTCATTGCATGTGTGGCTGTTCTCAACCAAGTGGAATGGGCAGAGATTGCCCGGTCTTTAGGGCTTGATCCCCGCGCTGAAAGCAGTCTTCAGCATGCGGCGGCAGAGCGAGCCGTGCTTGCTAGAATTGAGAAACAGACATCCAGCTTTGCCAAATACGCGGTACCGCGTGCAGTGCATCCGGTGCTGGAGCCCTGGACAATCGACAACGGGCTAATGACCCCTACCCTCAAGCTCAAGCGAAAGAATCTGATGGCGCATTACACGGAGGCGATTGAGCAGATGTATGGCAAACCCGCAGACCGCTGGAAAAGGGAACCTTCTTGA
- a CDS encoding acetyl-CoA carboxylase biotin carboxylase subunit — MFTKILIANRGEIACRVIATARKMGIQTVAVYSDADKDARHVKLADEAVRLGPAPSRESYLLGEKIIEACKQTGAQAVHPGYGFLSENEGFARRCEEEGIAFIGPKSHSIAAMGDKIASKKLAGEAKVNTIPGYNDAIAGPEQAVEIAKGIGYPVMIKASAGGGGKGLRVAFNDKEAFEGFASCQNEARNSFGDDRIFIEKFVQEPRHIEIQILGDSHGNVVYLNERECSIQRRHQKVIEEAPSPFISDATRKAMGEQAVALAKAVKYQSAGTVEFVVGKDQDFYFLEMNTRLQVEHPVTECITGLDLVEQMIRVAAGEKLAFTQTDVKRDGWAIECRINAEDPFRNFLPSTGRLVRFAPPEQTMWQSDTEHLSGVRVDTGVYDGGEIPMYYDSMIAKLIVHGKDRNDAIAKAREALNGFAIRGISSNIPFQAALLAHPDFVSGKFNTGFIAQHYADGFHAEDVPHDDPDFLVALALFRNRRYRARASTITGQMQGHQVQVGEKYTAVVLGAEGKNQYVTGEVTDFDAQARVCKVVIGDKAYEFRSNADIRDLVVRGVCNGKAFTCQIERGNGKNPLALRVIHNGTQADVLVLSPKGAEMHKLMPYKAPPDLSKFLLSPMPGLLVDVAVQPGQKVQAGEKLAVIEAMKMENILFAAQDGVVSKISAAKGDSLAVDDIILEFE, encoded by the coding sequence ATGTTTACCAAGATCCTGATTGCCAACCGCGGCGAAATCGCTTGCCGCGTGATCGCCACCGCCCGCAAGATGGGCATCCAGACCGTGGCGGTCTACTCCGACGCCGACAAGGATGCCCGCCATGTCAAGCTGGCCGACGAGGCCGTGCGCCTGGGTCCTGCGCCTAGCCGCGAGTCCTATCTGCTGGGCGAGAAAATCATTGAAGCCTGCAAGCAGACCGGCGCACAGGCAGTTCACCCAGGCTACGGTTTTCTCTCGGAGAACGAGGGCTTTGCCAGGCGTTGCGAAGAAGAAGGCATAGCCTTCATCGGCCCCAAGTCACATTCCATCGCGGCCATGGGCGACAAGATCGCGTCCAAGAAGCTGGCCGGCGAGGCCAAAGTCAACACCATCCCCGGCTACAACGACGCCATCGCCGGCCCCGAGCAGGCCGTGGAAATCGCCAAGGGCATTGGCTACCCCGTGATGATCAAGGCCTCGGCCGGTGGCGGCGGCAAGGGTTTGCGCGTGGCCTTCAACGACAAGGAAGCCTTTGAAGGTTTTGCCTCGTGCCAGAACGAAGCGCGCAACAGCTTTGGCGACGACCGCATCTTCATCGAGAAGTTCGTGCAGGAGCCCCGCCATATCGAAATCCAGATTCTGGGCGACAGCCACGGCAATGTGGTTTACCTGAACGAGCGCGAATGCTCGATTCAGCGCCGTCACCAGAAGGTGATCGAGGAAGCGCCTTCGCCGTTTATCAGCGACGCCACCCGCAAGGCCATGGGCGAGCAGGCCGTGGCCCTGGCCAAGGCCGTCAAGTACCAGAGCGCCGGCACCGTGGAGTTCGTGGTCGGCAAGGACCAGGACTTCTACTTCCTAGAGATGAATACCCGTCTGCAGGTCGAGCACCCGGTGACCGAATGCATCACCGGACTCGATCTGGTCGAGCAGATGATTCGTGTGGCCGCGGGTGAAAAGCTGGCTTTCACCCAAACAGATGTAAAGCGCGACGGCTGGGCCATCGAGTGCCGTATCAACGCCGAAGACCCGTTCCGCAACTTCCTGCCTTCGACCGGCCGTCTGGTTCGCTTTGCGCCGCCCGAGCAGACCATGTGGCAGTCCGACACCGAGCATCTGAGCGGCGTGCGTGTGGATACCGGCGTCTACGACGGCGGCGAGATCCCAATGTACTACGACTCGATGATTGCCAAGCTCATCGTGCACGGCAAGGATCGCAACGACGCCATTGCCAAGGCCCGCGAAGCGCTCAACGGCTTTGCCATCCGCGGCATCAGCTCCAACATCCCGTTCCAGGCGGCCCTGCTGGCGCACCCGGACTTTGTCTCGGGCAAGTTCAACACCGGCTTCATCGCCCAACACTATGCCGACGGCTTCCATGCCGAGGACGTGCCCCACGATGACCCCGACTTCCTGGTGGCTCTGGCCCTGTTCCGCAATCGCCGCTACCGTGCGCGTGCATCGACCATCACCGGCCAGATGCAAGGCCACCAGGTGCAGGTGGGCGAGAAGTACACCGCCGTGGTTCTGGGGGCTGAAGGCAAGAACCAGTATGTGACTGGCGAGGTGACCGACTTTGATGCCCAGGCGCGCGTTTGCAAGGTCGTCATCGGCGACAAGGCCTACGAGTTCCGCAGCAATGCCGACATTCGCGATCTGGTCGTGCGCGGCGTCTGCAACGGCAAGGCGTTCACCTGCCAGATCGAGCGCGGCAACGGCAAGAACCCGCTGGCCCTGCGCGTCATCCACAACGGCACACAAGCCGATGTGCTGGTGCTCTCGCCCAAGGGCGCCGAGATGCACAAGCTCATGCCTTACAAGGCTCCGCCCGATCTGTCCAAGTTTCTGCTCTCGCCCATGCCAGGCCTGCTGGTCGATGTCGCCGTGCAGCCCGGCCAGAAGGTGCAGGCCGGCGAGAAGCTGGCCGTCATCGAAGCCATGAAGATGGAGAACATCTTGTTCGCAGCCCAGGACGGTGTGGTCAGCAAGATCAGCGCCGCCAAGGGCGACTCGCTGGCGGTGGACGACATCATTCTGGAATTCGAGTGA
- the meaB gene encoding methylmalonyl Co-A mutase-associated GTPase MeaB, which produces MTPEQMLDGILRGNPAVQRRAMAKAITLLESSRADHREQADGLLTALLPHTGKAFRLGISGVPGVGKSTFIEALGLYLIEKGLRVAVLAIDPSSTVSGGSILGDKTRMEQLSMRLEAYIRPSPSSGTLGGVAEKTREAMLVCEAAGYDVVIVETVGVGQSEIAVHGMTDMFCVLQLPNAGDDLQAIKKGVMELADLVVINKADIDPHAATRAQAQITSSLRLLGMHGNPDHANTGALWQPRVLQISALLGQGVEGFWAAVSSFRELQTANGRLALRREKQALAWMWERIDFGLKQAFRQHPQVKAMLPVLQDAVAAGRIAASTAARNLLLAQMQ; this is translated from the coding sequence GTGACCCCTGAGCAAATGCTAGACGGCATCCTGCGCGGCAACCCTGCCGTGCAGCGCCGGGCCATGGCAAAGGCCATTACCTTGCTTGAATCCTCCCGGGCCGACCACCGTGAACAGGCGGACGGCCTTCTCACCGCTCTGCTGCCGCATACGGGCAAGGCGTTTCGCCTTGGCATCAGCGGCGTGCCGGGTGTTGGCAAATCCACCTTCATCGAAGCCCTGGGCCTGTACCTGATAGAGAAGGGGCTGCGTGTGGCCGTGCTGGCGATCGATCCGTCCAGCACCGTCTCGGGCGGCTCCATCCTCGGCGACAAGACCCGCATGGAGCAACTGTCCATGCGGCTCGAGGCCTATATCCGCCCCAGCCCCAGCAGCGGCACGCTGGGCGGCGTGGCCGAAAAGACGCGCGAGGCCATGCTGGTCTGCGAGGCCGCGGGCTACGACGTGGTCATCGTCGAAACCGTGGGCGTGGGCCAGAGCGAGATCGCCGTGCACGGCATGACGGACATGTTCTGCGTGCTGCAGCTGCCCAATGCGGGCGACGATCTGCAGGCCATCAAGAAGGGCGTGATGGAGCTGGCCGACCTGGTGGTCATCAACAAGGCGGACATCGACCCCCATGCTGCCACGCGTGCCCAGGCCCAGATCACATCGAGCCTGCGCCTGCTGGGCATGCACGGCAATCCCGACCACGCCAACACTGGCGCGCTATGGCAGCCGCGGGTGCTGCAGATCAGTGCCTTGCTGGGCCAGGGCGTGGAGGGGTTCTGGGCTGCAGTCAGCAGCTTCAGGGAACTGCAAACCGCCAACGGCCGCCTGGCCCTGCGCCGCGAGAAGCAGGCATTGGCCTGGATGTGGGAGCGCATCGACTTCGGCCTCAAGCAGGCGTTTCGCCAGCATCCGCAGGTCAAGGCCATGCTCCCCGTCCTTCAGGACGCTGTGGCAGCGGGTCGTATCGCCGCCAGTACCGCAGCAAGAAATCTGCTTCTAGCCCAAATGCAGTAG